One region of Quercus lobata isolate SW786 chromosome 2, ValleyOak3.0 Primary Assembly, whole genome shotgun sequence genomic DNA includes:
- the LOC115959032 gene encoding uncharacterized protein LOC115959032 produces MAVHSRNKALMCKVFPSSLGPVAMRWFNGLKMNSIDSYRQLTQAFGSRFVMNRKALRPFSALLSLSMHDGETLKAYSDRYWETYNEMEDNFDDVTIITFKNSLPADHGLRKSLTGKPATSTRQLTDRIDKYKPVEEDQLQGRGKEKVIP; encoded by the coding sequence ATGGCTGTCCATTCTAGGAACAAGGCGCTGATGTGCAAGGTCTTCCCGTCAAGCTTGGGACcagtggcgatgaggtggtttaatGGTCTGAAGATGAACTCCATCGACTCGTATAGGCAGCTAACCCAAGCTTTTGGCTCCCGCTTCGTTATGAACCGCAAAGCCCTTCGACCTTTCAGCGCTTTGTTGTCGTTATCCATGCATGACGGAGAAACCTTAAAGGCCTACTCGGACAGATATTGGGAGACGTACAATGAAATGGAAGACAACTTCGACGACGTCACCAttatcactttcaaaaacagtctCCCAGCCGATCACGGCCTACGGAAGTCTCTGACTGGCAAGCCTGCCACTAGTACGCGTCAACTGACGGATCGGATCGACAAGTACAAGCCAGTGGAGGAAGACCAGTTACAgggaagaggaaaagagaaggtTATCCCTTAA